AGAAGATGCGCCGGAGGGCTGGCATATCACTCCCCAGCACCGCCCCCATTGGTGGGAGCCGCGACAGGAGGCGCCCGCGCCCCCACCGAAGCGAGTTAGCCGCAAGCAGGCGGCCGACAAGCAGCGCTCGCTGTTCCAGGTAGACGCATCACCCGGGGTGAATGATGGCGCGAGCTGGATCGATGGACTGTTGGCCAGCCCCAACCTGGCGCGCCAGCGCCAGCGGCTCGGCCGCCGGGACCCGGGGCTCGAGCGGCTGCGGGTGTTGCTGGAAACCCTCGACGCCCAGCAAGGTGGTCCCGTACCCGACCTGCGCCTGGCCGAGGTCTTCGGCCTGCCGCCTTTCCGTCTCGCCGGCCTCATCGCCAACCTGCAGTCGGTGCTGAATCTCGACGGCTACCCGGTCCTCTCCCATGACCCTGGTGCCGAAGAGGTTCGCCTCGATGTGGCCCTCGCCACGAAACAGTTCGAGGTGAACTAAGGACATGGCAGTGAGTCCCCAACGCCGCCAGGAGATCATCGCCGCGCTGCGTCGCGGCACGGTGCCGGCACGCGCTCTGGATGCATTCGCCGTCGGCCTGGAGTGGCTTACCCCCACCCTCCTCGATGAGCTGGACCAAGTGGCATCCGGCCAGGCCGCATTCAAGGCCGTAAGGGGTGACTATGGATGCGGCAAGACCTTCCTGGCCCGCTGGTTCCAGGATCAGGCCCGCCAGCGGGGCTTCGTCACCGCCGAGGTACAGATCTCCGAAACCGAGACCCCGCTACACCGTCTCGAGACCGTCTACCGTCGCCTGATGGAGCACCTCGCTACCGCGGACCAACCCCAAGGGGCACTGCGCCAGGTCATCGACGGCTGGTTCTTCACCCTGGAAGAGGATGTGCTGGCCAGCAACCCCGAGCTGGACGAGCAAACACTTCTACGGCGGACCGAGGCCCTGATGGAGTCCCGGCTGGCTACCGTGGCCAAGGTGGCACCCGCTTTCACCGCTTCCCTGCGGGCCTATCGCCGCGCACTGCTTGCCGGTGACCGCGCCATGGCTGAGGGGCTGGTGGCCTGGCTGGCCGGGCAACCCAACGTGTCGGCGTCAGTGAAGCGCGGGGCGGGCCTCAAGGGAGACGTGGACCACTTCGGGGCACTGGGACTGCTACAGGGGTTCCTGGCGCTGATACGGGATGCCGGGCACCCGGGCCTGGTGATGGTGCTGGACGAAGTGGAGACCCTGCAGCGCATGCGCAGCGATGCCCGTGACAAGAGCCTGAACGCCCTGCGCCAGCTCATGGACGAGATCGACCGGGGACGTTTTCCAGGCTTGTATCTCTTCATCACCGGCACACCCGCCTTCTTCGAAGGCCCCTACGGGGTTCAACGTCTTGCGCCCCTCGCCCAGCGCCTGCAGGTGGATTTCTCGGCGGACACCCGCTTCGATAACCCCCGGGCGGTGCAAGTGCGCCTGCAACCCTTCGATCTGCCGCGCCTGGAGGCGGTGGGTGCCCGGGTTCGGGGCTTGTTCGCCCTGGGCTCGGAGGCCGAAGCACGCATTCACCAGCATGTAGATGACGCCTACCTGGCGGATCTGGCCACGGCCGTAGCGGGCCGCCTCGGGGGCAAGGCCGGCCTCGCGCCGCGCATCTTTTTGCGCAAGCTGGTGGCCGACGTCCTGGACCGTGTGGAGCAGTACCCGGACTTCGACCCCCGGGAACACTACGCGCCGACGGTTGCCGCCCGGGACCTCACGGACAGCGAACGGCAAGCCCTGACCGACGTGGACGACGTGCGGCTGGATCTGTGAACGACGGATTCCAGCGGCTGCACTCCGCGGTGCAGTACCATGTCGCCAACACCCTGGGCTGGCCGGGGCTCCGCCCCCTGCAAGAGCTGGCGTCCGGACCATTGACCGAAGGGCGTTCGGCGCTGCTTATCGCGCCTACTGCCGGCGGCAAGACCGAGGCGGCGCTCCTGCCCATTCTTTCCCGCATGCTAAGCGAGGACTGGCGCGGACTGTCCGTTCTCTACATCTCCCCCCTGCGCGCCCTGGCCAACAATCTGGAGCCTCGATTGAACCAGTTGGCCGGGATGCTCGGCCGGCGGGTGGCCCTGTGGCATGGAGATATCGGCCAGGGCCAGCGGCGGGCCGTGACACGGGAGCAGACGGATCTGCTGCTGGTCACGCCGGAAGCAGTGGAGGGGATCCTGTGCGGCTCCCGGACGGACCACCGTGCCCTCTTCGAGAACCTGCGGGTGGTCGTCGTAGATGAACTACACGCCTTCGCAGGCGATGACCGCGGCTGGCAGCTCCTGGCCCTACTGGACCGCCTCCAGCACCTGACGACGGGCGCATTGCAACGGGTGGGCCTCAGCGCCACCGTCGGCAATCCTGAAGCGTTACTGCAATGGTTCACGGCGGGCAATGATCCCGGCGTCGTCATCCAACCACCAACGGAAACCTCGAGCCCGCCGGAAATCAAGGTGGACTACGTCGAGAATCTGGAGAATGCCGCCCAGGTCATCGCATCACTACACTCGGGCGAGAAACGCCTGGTGTTCTGCGATAGCCGGGCACGGGTGGAAGAGCTGGCTTACCTGCTCCGGGAACGCCAGATCGAGGCCCA
The Gammaproteobacteria bacterium DNA segment above includes these coding regions:
- the brxD gene encoding BREX system ATP-binding protein BrxD; this translates as MAVSPQRRQEIIAALRRGTVPARALDAFAVGLEWLTPTLLDELDQVASGQAAFKAVRGDYGCGKTFLARWFQDQARQRGFVTAEVQISETETPLHRLETVYRRLMEHLATADQPQGALRQVIDGWFFTLEEDVLASNPELDEQTLLRRTEALMESRLATVAKVAPAFTASLRAYRRALLAGDRAMAEGLVAWLAGQPNVSASVKRGAGLKGDVDHFGALGLLQGFLALIRDAGHPGLVMVLDEVETLQRMRSDARDKSLNALRQLMDEIDRGRFPGLYLFITGTPAFFEGPYGVQRLAPLAQRLQVDFSADTRFDNPRAVQVRLQPFDLPRLEAVGARVRGLFALGSEAEARIHQHVDDAYLADLATAVAGRLGGKAGLAPRIFLRKLVADVLDRVEQYPDFDPREHYAPTVAARDLTDSERQALTDVDDVRLDL
- the pglZ gene encoding BREX-2 system phosphatase PglZ; its protein translation is MVINAIDDHLAKSDQLQLSWKLGTVRYLQSLLAEAESARRLVILTADHGHVLENSTTVLPGGEGERWRYGDGEETPAADERLFHGPRERALHGRRAVVLPAVERARYATAGHRRHGYHGGATPQEVLAPFQVWLPLGEDAPEGWHITPQHRPHWWEPRQEAPAPPPKRVSRKQAADKQRSLFQVDASPGVNDGASWIDGLLASPNLARQRQRLGRRDPGLERLRVLLETLDAQQGGPVPDLRLAEVFGLPPFRLAGLIANLQSVLNLDGYPVLSHDPGAEEVRLDVALATKQFEVN